In the Oryzias latipes chromosome 9, ASM223467v1 genome, one interval contains:
- the LOC101159200 gene encoding transient receptor potential cation channel subfamily M member 6 isoform X1 translates to MRVDGRPQHFCVLHLNDTNMSRKSWIEETLFKRECVRFIPSSWDQHRCVPVCQICQNLIRCCCGRLVGEHSWQESVPPLSFYAASGQEMEEDWSIEVHTRASPTNAYGTIDFEDTATRVCRAKYVRVAVDSKPEALLQLMLREWQMERPKLLLTVQGGTENFVLPPKVMQAFSKGLITAALSTGGWILTDGINTGVSKYVGEAVKVFGGHDLRKRNTVGITPWGVIDNNMDLIGRDVFKPYQPLGNPLSKRVCLNGFHSHFLLVDDGTLGKYGCQQGLRRKLEKHIQQQKIHPRLNQRVPMVCVVVEGGPSIVFTVLDYVSSAPPVPVFVFEGSGRAADLLSFLHKQTANDRQLDADIIEDFLTRIGDEFGVERTEAIRLYSVLQQCMEHRESITIFDSESDDQMAPDAAILSTTLKGTKASPAEQLNMALAWDQADIAQKDILVYGQHWPVGSLEKAMLDALVLDRVSFVKMLIDNGMTMSHFLTVERLEELYNTPLGQTQRFLQHLVEDAKQTSLPAGYRLSLIDVGLVIEYLIGGAYRSTYTRKHFRAAYSRMQDNDRRWDSSGSFSKQRLGLKSNSRRNGSRQDLQFFRTAQPYKRKDQDATPGSTRDTRLSSSLGDASLQVLFNFNDLFVWAVLQQRQQMALFLWQHGEEALARAIVGCKLYRSMAFEARLSSMYDNIAEKFKADSLEFGKLAVDVLDCAFRQNGQMAMKLLTSEMEAWSHFTCLQLAVSSCHRPFVSHSCTQTLLTDLWTGPLNMRKNSFMKIILSLLLPPAILLLEFKSEAEMCHVPQTHEAMLFGLDSVKSTPVPQATADLSHHDAERGLPFYEKCLGPLSRSVSTITVQWLPWITRIYDFYTAPVVKFWFHTMSYLCFLMLFSFVVLVKMENRPSIQEWLVIFYIVSTAVEKTREVLMSEPRKLRQKLKIWFSEYWNISDFVAILLFLVGFALRWHPDPYRTAGRIAYCLDIIFWFIRVLDLLAVNQHAGPYLTIITKMTSNMFFIVVMMAIVLLSFGVSRKAILSPDEEPSWSLARDIVFQPYWMIFGEVYAGEIDPCAGGNSCPPASFLTSFLQAVYMFVQYIIMVNVLIAFFNNIYFDMASTSNKLWKYNRYRYIMTYQERPWLPPPLILLSHMALALRCIYWKLLGDTEPGERGSGLKLHLGHEDRKKLHEFEKKCVEVYFHEKDRDVQSNQIKKIRAIAERAEEMSVMVGEISEKVNCIQHSLSELDCQMGQLQDLSALAVDTLTLLTASDSLQKEEARLAQCRINPTLQHVLPHSWTLPHRSNTDCDVPSFRRLNTKSCKSTPPSLLKGSVAAASRVASVERHMGSKGSKEAKHKDTERKEETTTEDSHSGTADYPIEKLLGVPKPSSHASVTLFNNGKIIHEGEKHQTPSESCGSSRCESPLSPRAVGPPSQRSWACDPYLYPSVADTSMEEQEECDSEEQDDTPEHLTDSEGDRLPSFVSKRSSQWRRPSIAPRWLYMPKERFYSFSRSLSSSMENITFSGAPLSPTRGSFFTLNEAVSKERIRGRRGFRDDTCLPCSRSQEWSKSSDSIQVSGSREKGQSRKTVKIKESSFDPEGVQPHLPDASWRRRSKFIGEPTCWSASTSLSQLNFDSPDLMKQMISHQEVWSPTHSAWNSRAKSMSRRSSLQSGIPLEVKSPSFQSSENLYPHYSATERNNLMRLAQTIPFTPVSIFGGEEVSIYTLEEAPCDADADSPSASVWSSKGLSAILQPLSSEEGSLDGGLRQGCRMLCTWAEQDILKPGLIYVAKAFKSEVVHVWQKHFPGSTALQLCLREIQQQRAAQKMMQVFNQIKPHDMHPTPRFLDVSLVLWHSNGQWLTIERNMTGDFRKYNNNTGEEITPCSSLEDMLLAFSHWTYEHSCKELLVLDIQGVGEELTDPTVIMADDQSGGKGDLLFGPDNLGVAAINGFLQKHTCNLCCHRLGLKDLRTRPTSSEISSEAGRISRKEE, encoded by the exons tcacGAAAGTCTTGGATTGAAGAGACCCTCTTCAAGAGGGAGTGTGTGAGGTTCATCCCTTCTTCATGGGACCAACACAG ATGTGTTCCAGTATGTCAAATATGCCAAAACTTGATCAG GTGTTGTTGTGGTCGTCTCGTGGGGGAACATTCCTGGCAGGAGTCTGTTCCTCCATTATCTTTCTATGCTGCTTCTGGACAAGAGATGGAAGAGGACTGGTCCATCGAGGTCCATACTAGAGCTAGTCCCACCAATGCTTATGGGACCATAGATTTTGAAGACACAGCCACACGAGTGTGTCGAGCCAAG TACGTTCGTGTGGCTGTGGACTCCAAGCCAGAAGCTTTACTGCAGCTGATGCTGAGGGAATGGCAGATGGAGAGACCCAAACTGCTGCTGACGGTCCAGGGAGGCACAGAAAACTTTGTCTTGCCCCCAAAAGTTATGCAAGCCTTTAGCAAGGGGCTGATTACTGCTGCCCTTAGCACAGGGGGATGGATACTCACCGATGGGATTAATACGG GTGTGTCTAAGTATGTAGGGGAGGCAGTAAAAGTGTTCGGAGGCCACGACCTGAGAAAGAGAAACACAGTTGGGATCACGCCATGGGGAGTGATTGACAACAACATGGACCTCATAGGCAGAGAT GTGTTCAAGCCCTACCAGCCGCTGGGAAATCCCTTGAGCAAGAGAGTCTGTCTCAACGGTTTTCATTCCCATTTTCTGTTGGTGGATGATGGAACACTTGGAAAATATGGCTGCCAGCAGGGCCTtcggaggaagctggaaaaacaCATCCAGCAGCAGAAAATACATCCTC GATTGAACCAAAGAGTCCCTATGGTGTGTGTTGTGGTGGAGGGAGGTCCCTCCATTGTTTTCACTGTGCTGGATTATGTGAGCAGTGCACCCCCTGTGCCGGTGTTTGTGTTTGAAGGATCTGGAAGAGCTGCAGACCTGCTCTCTTTTTTACACAAGCAGACTGCTAACGACAG GCAGTTGGATGCTGACATTATAGAGGACTTCCTCACCAGAATTGGAGATGAATTTGGAGTGGAGAGAACTGAGGCGATTCGTCTTTACTCCGTCCTCCAGCAGTGTATGGAACACAGAGAGTCT ATTACAATTTTTGACTCTGAGTCAGACGATCAGATGGCACCAGATGCAGCAATTTTAAGTACTACACTCAAAG GTACTAAAGCCAGTCCAGCAGAGCAGCTAAATATGGCTTTAGCTTGGGACCAAGCAGACATTGCACAGAAAGACATCCTGGTGTATGGACAGCACTGGCCG GTTGGTTCCTTAGAAAAAGCCATGCTTGATGCTCTGGTGTTGGACCGTGTGAGTTTCGTCAAAATGTTGATAGACAACGGCATGACCATGAGCCACTTCCTCACTGTGGAGCGTCTGGAGGagctttacaacact CCACTGGGCCAGACTCAGCGCTTCCTGCAGCACCTTGTTGAAGATGCAAAACAG ACTTCTCTTCCAGCCGGTTACCGTCTTTCTCTTATTGACGTTGGCCTGGTGATCGAATACCTGATAGGAGGAGCGTATCGCAGCACCTACACACGAAAACACTTCAGAGCTGCGTACAGCCGCATGCAGGACAAT GACAGAAGATGGGACAGTTCTGGCTCTTTTTCTAAACAAAGGCTGGGACTGAAATCAAACTCCCGGAGGAATGGAAGTCGTCAGGACTTGCAATTCTTTAGAACTGCTCAGCCCTACAAGCGCAAG GATCAAGATGCGACCCCTGGGAGCACTCGAGACACGAGGTTGAGCTCAAGCCTTGGTGACGCTTCACTGCAAGTCCTTTTCAACTTCAACGACCTCTTTGTCTGGGCGGTCCttcagcagcggcagcagatGGCACTATTCCTGTGGCAACACGGTGAAGAGGCGCTGGCACGAGCCATCGTGGGCTGCAAGCTTTACCGCTCCATGGCCTTTGAAGCACGGCTGAGCAGCATGTATGACAACATTGCTGAAAAATTCAAGGCAGACTCACT tgagTTTGGTAAGCTGGCCGTGGATGTGTTGGATTGTGCGTTTCGACAGAACGGACAAATGGCAATGAAACTGTTGACCTCAGAGATGGAAGCATGGAGCCACTTCACGTGTCTGCAGTTGGCAGTGTCCTCGTGTCACAGACCGTTTGTCTCACACTCATGCACTCAGACCCTCCTCACTGATCTCTGGACGGGCCCCCTTAACATGAGAAAGAACTCTTTTATGAAG ATAATCTTGAGCCTTCTTCTGCCCCCTGCCATCTTGCTGCTGGAGTTTAAAAGCGAAGCGGAAATGTGTCATGTACCACAGACCCATGAGGCAATGCTGTTTGGGCTTGACTCTGTCAAGTCAACTCCAGTTCCTCAGGCTACTGCTGACCTG AGTCATCATGATGCAGAGCGGGGCCTCCCTTTTTATGAGAAATGTCTTGGTCCTCTGTCAAGATCTGTTTCCACTATAACGGTGCAGTGGCTCCCCTGGATCACAAGAATCTATGATTTCTACACAGCTCCTGTTGTCAAGTTTTGGTTTCACACA atgtcgtacttgtgttttttgatgttattCTCCTTTGTCGTCTTGGTGAAAATGGAAAATCGACCCAGTATTCAAGAGTGGTTGGTCATTTTCTACATTGTGTCTACTGCAGTGGAGAAAACCAGAGAA GTTTTGATGTCTGAGCCGAGAAAGTTGAGGCAGAAGCTGAAGATTTGGTTCTCAGAGTACTGGAACATATCTGATTTTGTCGCCATCCTTCTTTTCCTGGTGGGGTTTGCATTGCGCTGGCACCCTGATCCGTACAGAACAGCAGGGCGCATCGCTTACTGCCTGGACATCATTTTCTGGTTCATCAGGGTGTTGGATCTGCTGGCTGTCAATCAGCACGCTGGCCCTTACCTCACTATAATCACTAAGATG ACCAGTAATATGTTCTTCATCGTGGTGATGATGGCTATAGTGCTGCTGAGCTTTGGAGTCTCCAGAAAGGCCATCCTGTCACCAGACGAGGAGCCATCGTGGAGCCTGGCTCGAGACATAGTCTTCCAGCCTTACTGGATGATCTTTGGAGAGGTCTACGCAGGCGAGATCGATC caTGTGCTGGTGGTAATTCATGCCCCCCTGCGTCCTTTCTTACATCATTTCTCCAGGCCGTCTATATGTTTGTCCAGTATATCATCATGGTCAATGTTCTCATAGCCTTTTTTAA CAACATCTACTTTGATATGGCTTCAACATCGAACAAGCTATGGAAGTATAACCGCTACCGCTATATAATGACCTATCAGGAGAGGCCATGGCTGCCCCCGCCTCTAATCCTCCTCAGTCACATGGCTCTTGCTCTGCGATGCATCTACTGGAAGTTATTGGGAGACACTGAGCCGGGAGAGAGAGGCTCAGGGCTTA AACTTCATTTAGGCCACGAGGATCGAAAGAAGCTTCATgaatttgagaaaaaatgtgttgagGTGTACTTCCACGAGAAAGACAGAGATGTCCAAAGTAATCAAATCAAGAAGATCAGAGCCATAGCTGAAAG AGCAGAAGAAATGAGTGTGATGGTGGGAGAGATCTCCGAGAAGGTCAACTGTATTCAGCACAGCCTGTCAGAGTTAGACTGTCAGATGGGTCAACTGCAGGACCTTTCTGCTCTGGCCGTAGACACGCTCACTCTTCTCACTGCCTCTGACAGCCTCCAAAAGGAAGAGGCACGCTTGGCTCAGTGTCGCATCAACCCGACTTTGCAGCACGTCCTCCCTCACAGCTGGACTCTCCCGCACAGGAGCAACACCGACTGCGATGTCCCAAGTTTTCGCCGATTGAATACCAAATCATGCAAGAGTACACCCCCATCTTTGTTAAAAGGCTCTGTCGCAGCAGCAAGTAGAGTCGCATCGGTGGAGCGTCACATGGGATCCAAGGGAAGCAAGGAAGCAAAGCACAAAGACACTGAGAGGAAagaagaaacaacaacagag GATTCTCATTCTGGAACTGCTGACTATCCCATTGAAAAGTTGTTGGGAGTCCCAAAACCTTCATCGCATGCCTCTGTTACTCTTTTCAACAATGGAAAAATTATTCATGAAGGTGAGAAGCATCAGACTCCATCTGAGTCCTGTGGATCATCCCGCTGCGAGAGTCCTCTTTCTCCAAGGGCTGTGGGTCCACCATCTCAAAGGTCCTGGGCATGTGACCCATATTTGTATCCAAGTGTGGCGGATACTTCCATGGAAGAGCAGGAAGAGTGTGACAGCGAAGAGCAAGATGACACACCGGAACACTTGACTGACTCAGAA GGCGATAGATTGCCATCCTTTGTGTCAAAACGCTCCAGCCAGTGGCGAAGACCTTCGATAGCTCCTCGGTGGCTCTATATGCCCAAAGAGCGGTTCTATAGCTTTAGTAGGTCTCTGTCATCCAGCATGGAGAATATAACTTTCTCTGGAGCACCTCTTAGCCCAACAAGAGGGTCATTTTTTACTCTTAATGAAGCAGTAAGCAAGGAGAGGATAAGAGGCAGGAGGGGCTTTAGGGATGATACGTGCCTGCCATGCAGCAGGAGCCAAG agtggTCAAAATCCTCTGACTCCATCCAGGTCTCTGGCAGCAGAGAAAAGGGCCAAAGCAGAAAGACGGTAAAGATAAAAGAGAGCTCTTTTGATCCG GAAGGTGTTCAACCTCATCTGCCTGATGCATCATGGAGAAGGCGTTCTAAGTTTATAGGAGAACCCACCTGTTGGTCAGCTTCAACCAGCCTCAGTCAGCTCA ACTTTGATTCACCAGACTTGATGAAACAAATGATTTCACATCAG GAGGTTTGGAGTCCCACGCATTCCGCCTGGAACAGCAGGGCTAAATCCATGAGTCGAAGATCCTC TTTACAGAGTGGCATTCCACTTGAAG tcAAAAGTCCATCTTTCCAGTCCAGTGAAAATTTGTACCCACACTATTCAG CCACAGAGAGAAACAATCTGATGAGACTGGCTCAAACCATCCCCTTCACACCCGTTTCCATTTTTG GAGGTGAAGAGGTGAGCATCTACACCCTGGAGGAAGCCCCCTGTGACGCAGACGCTGACTCTCCTTCAGCCTCCGTTTGGTCTTCCAAAGGCCTATCTGCTATACTACAGCCCCTCTCCAGTGAGGAAGGCTCTCTGGATGGGGGTCTCCGGCAGGGCTGCAGGATGCTTTGTACCTGGGCAGAACAAGATAtactcaaacctggattaataTATGTGGCGAAAGCCTTTAAGTCCGAAGTGGTGCATGTTTGGCAGAAGCACTTCCCTGGTAGCACTGCACTACAGCTTTGTTTAAGG GAGATCCAGCAGCAAAGAGCTGCACAGAAGATGATGCAAGTTTTCAACCAGATCAAACCTCATGACATGCATCCTACACCACG ATTTTTAGATGTATCACTGGTCCTCTGGCATTCCAATGGACAATGGCTGACCATTGAGAGAAACATGACTGGTGACTTCAGGAAATACAATAACAACACCGGGGAAGAGATCACCCCTTGCTCTTCACTGGAGGACATGCTGCTTGCTTTCTCCCACTGGACCTATGAGCACTCATGCAAAGAGCTCCTGGTGCTGGATATTCAAG GAGTTGGAGAGGAACTGACTGATCCAACGGTCATCATGGCAGACGATCAAAG TGGTGGCAAAGGGGATTTGCTTTTTGGCCCCGATAACCTTGGAGTTGCTGCCATCAATGGCTTCCTGCAGAAACACACTTGTAATCTCTGCTGCCATAGACTTGGCTTAAAAG ATTTGAGGACTCGTCCAACCAGCAGCGAGATCAGCAGTGAAGCAGGCAGAATATCAAGGAAAGAGGAATAA